The window CGGGACACAGCCTTGGCTTCCGGGCGCACCCATGTACCAAGCGTCTCGCCTGAGAAGGCACGTACAATCGCGTCCGGTTCACGCCCGGAGAGAATGAGGGTAGGCACACCAAGCTGAGCCGCACGACGGGCCGCCAGCAGCTTGGAATACATGCCGCCGGAGCCGACGGCCGTCTTGCCTCCGCACATGGCGTTGAGGTCCAGCGCGTGTACATCCTCGATGACTTCGAGGGGGCGCGGATCAGCCACCTTATCCGGATTGTCGGCATAGACGCCGGAAGCGGAAGTCAGGTTGACGTAGAGATCCGCCTCCACCACGTTGATGAGCAGGGAAGCGAGACTGTCGTTATCGCCGAACTCCAGTTCCTGAACGGCGACGGTATCGTTCTCGTTGACGATGGGAATGGCCCGCCACTGCAGCAGCGAAGCAAAGGTGTTGCGGGCATTGAGGAATCTGTGACGGCTCTTGAGGTCGTCCCGTGTAAGCAGAATCTGGGCGGAAAGCTTGCCGTGCTCCTCGAATGCCTCATTATAGAAGTGCATGAGTCGGCTTTGTCCCACGGCGGAAGCTGCCTGCTTGTCAGGCATGCCCTTGATCTCGCAGCAGGAACGAAGGACGTTTCTTCCTGCCGCCACGGCACCGGAAGACACGAGCACCACATCCGTACCCCGGTCGTGCAGCTGTGCAAGCTGCCCCGTAAGGCTACGAACAATACTGATATCCACTCCGAGACCTGTGGTGAGCACTGCGCTGCCCACCTTCACAACCACCCGTTTCGCGCTGTTCAGAACCCGTTCGCGCTCCTGTTTCCACTCCATGATCAAATCCGTACGGCTGGTTGTTGCACAAAGACCCGCTATTCGCGGGTCCAGATAACTTCCACTTCCTCTTCTTCGTCGATCTCCTCAACCCAGTCACGGGCGGAGTTGATGGGGGCATGACGTTCCACAGTTTCCTGAATGCGCCACATCTCCTCGACGATTTCTTCCACGCCCTCTCCGTGCAGAGCGGACATGAAGAACAATTTTCTGCCGTCTTCAGCAGCTTTCTGCTTCAGTGCCTCAACGAATTCCTCATCGACAAGGTCGATCTTGTTGATGACCTGCAGCTGCAGGCGCTCGCCGAGCACAGGGTCGAACTGCACCAACTCTTCGTTAATGAGGTCGAAACCGGCCCAGGGATTCTCAAGGTTGATATCCTCGGCGCTGAGAATGTGCACCAGAAACCGCGTGCGCTCAACATGCTTGAGGAAGCGGATGCCGAGCCCCTGTCCTTCGTGCGCACCTTCGATCAGGCCGGGAATATCCGCGATGACCAGACGCTTGTCATTATCCACTTCATGAATCATCACGCCGAGGTTGGGCGCTATGGTCGTGAAGGGATAGTTGGCTATCTTGGGACGGGCAGCAGACACCTTGGAAATGAAGGTGGACTTGCCTGCATTGGGCAGACCGAGCAAGCCGGCGTCCGCAAGGATCTTCAACTCAAGACGCAGGCGCTTGTAATCCCCTTCTTCGCCGGGCTGGGCGAAACGGGGCACACGCATGGTGGAGGACTTGAAAAATTCGTTACCGTGTCCGCCGCGTCCGCCCTGCGCAACGAGGATGCTGACATCAGGTTCGGACAGGTCGGCAATCATGGTTTCGTGACCGTCTTCGTCTATCTCGAACACCAGCGTACCTACAGGCAGGTCAATGACGAGATCCTCGCCCTTGCGGCCGAACATCTGGCTGCCCTGACCGGGACGCCCGTTTTCGGCACCATAGTTGCGCTTGAGACGGAAGTCATACAGGGAAAGCAGCTTGGTGGAGCCGCGCAGATAGACATT is drawn from Desulfovibrio mangrovi and contains these coding sequences:
- the proB gene encoding glutamate 5-kinase translates to MEWKQERERVLNSAKRVVVKVGSAVLTTGLGVDISIVRSLTGQLAQLHDRGTDVVLVSSGAVAAGRNVLRSCCEIKGMPDKQAASAVGQSRLMHFYNEAFEEHGKLSAQILLTRDDLKSRHRFLNARNTFASLLQWRAIPIVNENDTVAVQELEFGDNDSLASLLINVVEADLYVNLTSASGVYADNPDKVADPRPLEVIEDVHALDLNAMCGGKTAVGSGGMYSKLLAARRAAQLGVPTLILSGREPDAIVRAFSGETLGTWVRPEAKAVSRRKFWMAYNADPAGVLVVDDGAVKALSKGGKSLLPAGIVRVEGNFQRGALVRVSTAEGMIIGVGLCNYTAADLRKVLGMKSAELKSVLGDNQYPEAIHRDNLLMDVVV
- the obgE gene encoding GTPase ObgE; translation: MRFVDEATITVRAGNGGNGCLSFRREKFIPRGGPDGGDGGAGGNVYLRGSTKLLSLYDFRLKRNYGAENGRPGQGSQMFGRKGEDLVIDLPVGTLVFEIDEDGHETMIADLSEPDVSILVAQGGRGGHGNEFFKSSTMRVPRFAQPGEEGDYKRLRLELKILADAGLLGLPNAGKSTFISKVSAARPKIANYPFTTIAPNLGVMIHEVDNDKRLVIADIPGLIEGAHEGQGLGIRFLKHVERTRFLVHILSAEDINLENPWAGFDLINEELVQFDPVLGERLQLQVINKIDLVDEEFVEALKQKAAEDGRKLFFMSALHGEGVEEIVEEMWRIQETVERHAPINSARDWVEEIDEEEEVEVIWTRE